A genomic region of Equus caballus isolate H_3958 breed thoroughbred chromosome 1, TB-T2T, whole genome shotgun sequence contains the following coding sequences:
- the TBATA gene encoding protein TBATA isoform X2, with protein sequence MAMEVGTQLAEQPPMSPKAEPKPEKKSGHRPRNHGDSRPQKEPMIPGIVDFELIREALRTPIPQTPGAYRFGCLSHHSFFSRHHPHPQHVTHIQDLTGKPVCVVRDKVSLAALPHAAFLSRCLMGMPTISLPIGDPQSNRDPRLSSEAWRKELKDLASRVAIFTKENQMKNKEKEEPQREQGAKYSAETGRLIPPATRAVSRRHSRRGRQNNASGRDGGGQTFVLQDQELLILELLCQILQTDSLSAIQFWLLSAPSKEKDLALGLLQIAVAQLLPQPLVSIPAEKLLNQLQEVQEPPPERKQPPYSQSPKKTKMPPLPRREKPENIGKAQVLRMHSSQNMEEKPAKPKAEC encoded by the exons ATGGCTATGGAGGTGGGGACCCAGTTGGCTGAACAGCCACCCATGAG TCCAAAGGCTGAACCGAAGCCTGAGAAGAAGTCAGGGCACAGGCCAAGGAACCATGGGGACAGCAGGCCACAGAAAGAACCGATGATCCCAGGGATTGTGGATTTCGAGCTGATCCGAGAGGCACTGAGGACCCCCATACCCCAAACCCCTGGTGCCTACCGCTTTGGCTGCCTCAGCCACCACTCCTTCTTCTCCCggcaccacccccacccccagcacgtGACCCACATCCAAG ATCTCACCGGGAAGCCTGTCTGTGTCGTCAGGGACAAGGTCTCTCTGGCCGCTTTGCCTCACGCCGCATTCTTATCCCGCTGTCTGATGGGGATGCCTACCATCTCTCTCCCTATTGGAGACCCACAGTCCAATCGCGACCCCCGGCTTTCTTCTG AGGCCTGGAGGAAGGAGTTGAAGGACCTGGCTTCCCGGGTGGCCATCTTCACCAAGGAGAACCAAATGAAGAACAAAGAG aaagaggagccTCAGCGGGAGCAGGGGGCAAAGTACTCTGCGGAGACTGGTAGGCTCATCCCTCCTGCCACCCGAGCTGTCAGCCGCCGCCACTCCCGCCGCGGCCGGCAGAACAATGCTTCAGGCCGAGATGGAGGAGGCCAGACCTTTGTCCTTCAGGATCAGGAGCTGCTG ATCCTGGAGCTCCTTTGTCAGATCCTGCAAACAGACTCCCTGAGTGCCATCCAGTTCTGGCTTCTCTCCGCTCCCTCCAAGG AGAAAGACCTCGCACTCGGGCTCCTGCAGATAGCCGTGGCTCAGCTCCTTCCTCAGCCCCTCGTCTCCATCCCAGCAGAAAAGCTCCTGAACCAGCTCCAGGAAGTCCAAGAACCACCTCCAGAGAGGAAACAGCCACCCTACAG CCAATCTCCGAAGAAGACGAAGATGCCACCTCTACCAAGGAGGGAGAAACCAG AGAACATTGGGAAAGCCCAAGTCCTCCGGATGCATTCCAGCCAGAACATGGAAGAGAAACCGGCAAAGCCAAAGGCAGAATGCTGA
- the TBATA gene encoding protein TBATA isoform X1, with protein MAMEVGTQLAEQPPMSPKAEPKPEKKSGHRPRNHGDSRPQKEPMIPGIVDFELIREALRTPIPQTPGAYRFGCLSHHSFFSRHHPHPQHVTHIQDLTGKPVCVVRDKVSLAALPHAAFLSRCLMGMPTISLPIGDPQSNRDPRLSSEAWRKELKDLASRVAIFTKENQMKNKEQKEEPQREQGAKYSAETGRLIPPATRAVSRRHSRRGRQNNASGRDGGGQTFVLQDQELLILELLCQILQTDSLSAIQFWLLSAPSKEKDLALGLLQIAVAQLLPQPLVSIPAEKLLNQLQEVQEPPPERKQPPYSQSPKKTKMPPLPRREKPENIGKAQVLRMHSSQNMEEKPAKPKAEC; from the exons ATGGCTATGGAGGTGGGGACCCAGTTGGCTGAACAGCCACCCATGAG TCCAAAGGCTGAACCGAAGCCTGAGAAGAAGTCAGGGCACAGGCCAAGGAACCATGGGGACAGCAGGCCACAGAAAGAACCGATGATCCCAGGGATTGTGGATTTCGAGCTGATCCGAGAGGCACTGAGGACCCCCATACCCCAAACCCCTGGTGCCTACCGCTTTGGCTGCCTCAGCCACCACTCCTTCTTCTCCCggcaccacccccacccccagcacgtGACCCACATCCAAG ATCTCACCGGGAAGCCTGTCTGTGTCGTCAGGGACAAGGTCTCTCTGGCCGCTTTGCCTCACGCCGCATTCTTATCCCGCTGTCTGATGGGGATGCCTACCATCTCTCTCCCTATTGGAGACCCACAGTCCAATCGCGACCCCCGGCTTTCTTCTG AGGCCTGGAGGAAGGAGTTGAAGGACCTGGCTTCCCGGGTGGCCATCTTCACCAAGGAGAACCAAATGAAGAACAAAGAG cagaaagaggagccTCAGCGGGAGCAGGGGGCAAAGTACTCTGCGGAGACTGGTAGGCTCATCCCTCCTGCCACCCGAGCTGTCAGCCGCCGCCACTCCCGCCGCGGCCGGCAGAACAATGCTTCAGGCCGAGATGGAGGAGGCCAGACCTTTGTCCTTCAGGATCAGGAGCTGCTG ATCCTGGAGCTCCTTTGTCAGATCCTGCAAACAGACTCCCTGAGTGCCATCCAGTTCTGGCTTCTCTCCGCTCCCTCCAAGG AGAAAGACCTCGCACTCGGGCTCCTGCAGATAGCCGTGGCTCAGCTCCTTCCTCAGCCCCTCGTCTCCATCCCAGCAGAAAAGCTCCTGAACCAGCTCCAGGAAGTCCAAGAACCACCTCCAGAGAGGAAACAGCCACCCTACAG CCAATCTCCGAAGAAGACGAAGATGCCACCTCTACCAAGGAGGGAGAAACCAG AGAACATTGGGAAAGCCCAAGTCCTCCGGATGCATTCCAGCCAGAACATGGAAGAGAAACCGGCAAAGCCAAAGGCAGAATGCTGA